CTTTGTCAGCACCTACTTGGCTACATCCATGTTGATGAGGTATAGCTACTGACCCCGGAACTTGTTGTTGAATTCTTGAAGTAACCTGATTTGCACATACAACTGTTGGTAAAATTAAAAGATGATTTCGAATACCAAATTTTCCATTGTCTCTTCGATAGCCCTTAATAACTGTCATCATTTCACACCTCCTGCACTTTTATCTCCGCGTCCGCGTATGCCCTCGATATTGTGAACATGTACATGCTCCCCTATCTGAATAGCAGTAGTTGCTGCTCCGATTACTTCACCGTACTTCACAATTTCCTCAGCCTTATTGATAGGAGCAATCGCAACTTTATGTCCAAAGCTAACATCTTGTTGCAAAGTTAATTCATATGTTTGATTACCTTTTGTGTAAATCACACTTTCACCTTTTTTTACATCCGTTAAAAGGGTTGTTACATTATCCTTTTCATCCATTACAATGCAAGCTATCCCTTGTTGATACACCATTTCTGCCATTCCTTCGCCCTCCCTCTTATAATTTATAAAAACGCTTGGCATTTTCTCCAAATATCATTTCTAAATCTTTTCCAAGTAAGTTTGTAGGTAAGTTTTCCATAAGTATCGCCAGCACATCGTTGTATGTACCTGATAAATTACATACAGGCCAATCACTTCCAAACATTACTCGATTCGTTCCAAAGACGTTTACCACATGGTTGATAAAGGGCTGAAATTCTTCAATCGCCCAGTTTTTATGAGTTGCTTCTGTCACTAATCCTGAAAGTTTACACATCACATTCGGGTACATCGCAATTTCACCCATAGCTTCTTTCCAGCCATCTATTTGTTGCTTTGCAATATTTGGCTTAGCTATGTGGTTTACTACTACTCTCAATTGAGGAAATGTTTTTAATAATTCTAGTATGTAAGGAAAATGCCTTGGCTTTATTAAAAGATCTAGCGGAACATCATACTGTACAAGAAGTTCAATGTTCTTTAATACATCTTTTCTTAAAATCCAATCATCCTCATCTAAATCTTGTAACATAGGTCGCACACCTACAAAACCAGGATGTTGTAGCAACTCCTCTAAATGTTGCTTAAAGTTTAATTCTGTAAAATCTAACCAGCCGACCACACCTGCAATCCATTCATGCTCTTCAAATAAATCTAATAAAAATAAAGTTTCATTGATTGTAGGGGCCGCTTGGACTACTATTGTTTTTTCAATTTGATGTTCATTTAAAATTGGATATAAATCGTTAGGCATATAATCACGATAAAGCTCTAGTAAATCTTCGGTTAACCATTTATAATCATTCCTTGATAACTTCCAAAAATGTTGATGTGAATCGATTATCATATTCAACACCACCTTTGTTAACTTTTATGTTACCGGTAACGTAAAAATAACAAACAAAAAATTACATGTCAATACTAATTTCTGAAAATAATCAAAATTCAAAACCAAGGTAAATAGATGGTATTTATAAGAATATTTCATACTTAGTGAAGTAGAATAGCGATAATGAACGCTATTCATTAGATGCATTGACGTATTTGAATGTTACATTTACCAAGCTCAAATGTTAAAAAACTTATAATTTTGAGTAGGTTAGAAAATGGGATGGTGATGTAGATTTTTAAACCACATGCTATAATGACTTGAGAAAAATGGTGGATGAACATCGGGGAGCTTTAAACGGAAAACTAATTGTATTATTTTATTTTTGGCTCACTTAAAGCGCTTTCCCTATTGGATTCAACAATTGGAAAGTGTAGAGTTAGAAGAAGTACAATTATATTTGAATTATTTATGTAAAAATAAACCACAACATGGTAATCACGATGACTTTATTTTGAAATAAAATGTATCTTCATTCGAGATGTTTTTTGCGTAGAATCGTTGCGCCAGCAGTAGGAATAATACAAAAAAATTAACAATGTAAGGTAGGTACGATAGGTGACAACAATATATGATATTGCAAAAAAAGCTAATGTTTCTCCTATGACTGTTTCAAGAGTTATTAACAATAAAGGCAATATTAGCGAGAAAACAAGAAAAAAAGTAGAAGCTGTTATTCAAGAATTAAACTATATCCCCAACTCCGCTGCCAGAAGTTTAAATATTAAAAAAACGAAGCTCCTTTCATTAGTTATTCCTGATATTACAAACCCTTTCTTTACAAAGGTTGCTAGAGGTGCAGCAGATAAGGCTAATCAACTAGGCTACCAGCTTATGTTGTGCAATACTGACGAAGATCCAGAAAAAGAAAGTGGCTATATAGATGCTCTTATTTCGAAAATGGTAGACGGCGTCATTATTGCGCCTACTGGAAATCAGTCTAAAAAAAACTTAAAAAAGCTTGTGAAAAACAAAGTTCCCTTTACGTTAATTGATAGGATGATAGATGATCTTCCATGCGATATGGTATTGGGCAATAATCATGAGGGAACAAGAGCGTTAGTTCAGCATTTAATTGATCGAGGACATAAGAAGATTGCGCTTATTCATGCACCGTTAGATATTTCCACATCCAAAGAGCGTTATCAAACGTATGTAGACACATTGAAAGTAAATGATCTGTCTTTTAATAAAAATTTGGTTATCCAAACACATTATAAACAAGAAGAAGAAGAATGGGACACTATCAATGGTTTACTGCTATTACCTGAGGAAGAACGACCTACTGCCATCTTCGCAGCTAATAACTTTATAGCGATTAACGCAATTACAACACTGCGCAACAAAAATATCCGAGTGCCAGAAGATATTGCCGTTGTGTGCTTCGACGACTTAGAGCCTTATTCAAATTTGGACCCTTTCTTCACAGTAGCTTCACAGCCCGCATATGACTTTGGTTATATGGGGACACAATTAGTTATTGAACGAGTTGAAGGAAACGGACCAAGCGAATATCGCAAAATTAATCTTCAACCAAAACTTATCGTGAGAAAATCTTCAAGTACTTCTATTGTTTAAGATCATTAATAAAGTCGATTTTTAAAAAAATCAGACAGAAGTAAACTCAAAAAATCCGAGTTTATTTCTGTCTTTTTCATAAAATTCAGAATATTTTTAGTGCCTGACACTTAATCATTTTGTATATTCCCCTACTTTTTCTTTCGAATTAGATGCACCTGTAAGGAATATCTTCTTTTGTTGAAAATCCTCATGTTTCCAGTAACAAGTGCCAGGCACTCAAACAATTTAAATTAAGTTAATGTCCAATTCCCCCTTCGTATACACCGCTGATTTCTTCTTTAGCATAATAATAATGCTCTATGATATAGTAAAAACAAGGATTTACGAAAGGATGTTATTTATGGCTAAAAGTGTAGTAATAGCTGAAAAACCATCAGTAGCTCGCGATATTGCGCGTGTATTGAACTGCAATAAAAAAGGAAACGGTTATCTTGAAGGGGATAAATACATCGTTACATGGGCACTAGGTCATCTTGTAACATTAGCAGACCCTGAAAGCTATGACGTGAAATACAAAACGTGGAATTTAGAAGATTTACCAATGTTACCTGAACGCTTAAAACTGACAGTTATTAAACAAACAGGTAAACAATTTAATGCGGTAAAAAGCCAACTGACGCGCGGTGATGTAGGAGAAATCATTGTGGCAACTGATGCTGGCCGCGAAGGTGAACTCGTAGCACGTTGGATTATTGATAAAGTAAAGATAAATAAGCCGATTAAACGTTTATGGATTTCTTCTGTAACTGATAAAGCCATTAAAGACGGGTTTGCTAACTTAAAACCAGGCAAGGCCTACGATAATTTATATGCTTCCGCTGTTGCCCGTTCAGAAGCAGACTGGTATATCGGACTAAATGCTACTCGTGCTTTAACAACGCGTTTTAATGCACAGCTAAACTGCGGTCGTGTACAAACACCAACAGTGGCAATTATTGCGGCGCGCGAAGATGAAATCAAGCATTTTAAAGCACAAACTTATTACGGTATTGAAGCTCAGACTAACGATCATTTAAAACTGACATGGCAAGATACAAAGGGTAATAGTCGTAGCTTTGATAAAGATAAAATTGACGCTATCGTTAAAAAGCTTGGTAGAAACAATGCAACTGTTACTGACATTGAAAAGAAACCGAAGAAAACTTTTGCTCCAGGTTTATATGATTTAACAGAGTTGCAACGTGATGCGAATAAAATTTTTGGCTATTCTGCAAAAGAAACGCTGAATATTATGCAAAAATTATATGAGCAGCACAAAGTATTAACGTATCCACGTACAGACTCTCGCTATATTTCACAAGACATTGTTGCAACTCTACCAGAACGTTTAAAAGCTTGTGGTATTGGTGAATACCGTCCACTTGCAAATAAGCTTTTAAATAAACCAATTAAAACGTCGAAGGCATTTGTTGATGATAGTAAAGTTTCTGATCACCATGCGATTATTCCGACAGAAGGCTATGTCAATTCTTCTGCATTCTCCGATAAGGAACGTAAAATTTACGACCTTGTTGTGAAAAGATTTTTAGCTGTTCTTTTCCCTGCTTTTGAATATGAGCAACTGACATTACGTGCAAAAATCGCTGATGAAAGCTTTGTCGCGCGCGGGAAAACAATCCTATCAGCTGGCTGGAAGGAAGTATATGAAAATCGTTTTGACGATGAGGATACAACAGATGATTTGCAAGAACAAATCCTTCCGCGCATAGACAAGGGCGACACACTTCAGATTAAACTGATCGCACAAACATCTGGCCAAACGAAGCCACCAGCCCGCTTTAACGAGGCAACGCTATTATCGGCGATGGAAAATCCGACGAAATATATGGGGACGAACGATAAAAAATTAGCCGATACTTTAAAATCTACAGGTGGTTTAGGTACAGTAGCAACTCGCGCTGATATAATCGAAAAGCTCTTTAATTCATTTTTAATTGAAAAACGTGGTGCTAAAGATATTTACATCACTTCAAAAGGCAGACAACTGCTTGATTTAGTTCCAGAGGAGTTAAAATCCCCTACCCTTACAGCTGAATGGGAGCAAAAGCTCGAAGCGATTGCCAATGGAAAACTGAAAAAAGATGTATTTATTAGCGAAATGAAAAATTATACGAAGGAAATTGTTTCTGAAATTAAGGCAAGTGATAAAAAATATAAGCACGATAATATTTCTACTAAATCTTGCCCTGATTGTGGTAAACCGATGCTTGAAGTTAACGGCAAAAAAGGCAAAATGCTTGTTTGTCAGGACCGTGAATGTGGTCACCGCAAAAATGTAGCACGTGTGACAAATGCTCGCTGCCCTCAATGTAAGAAAAAACTCGAGCTTCGTGGTGAAGGCGATGGGCAAATCTTTGTATGTAAATGTGGGCATCGCGAAAAATTATCTGCATTTGAAGCGCGCCGTAAAAAAGAAGGCGGCGGTAAAGTCGATAAACGCTCAGTTCAAAAATATTTAAAGCAACAAAATAATGATGAACCAGTAAACAACGCAATGGCTGAAGCCTTAAAAGGACTAAAACTCGATTAAGAGTGCCAGTCACTCACACAATTCTGAATTCACCCTAGCAAGATATTTTTAATAACTTAAGCCGCACACCAAGCATAGCGAGGGGTGTAGCTTAAGTTTTTTTCATCTCTAATACAATATAAATTTGCTAGTAAAACTATTGAATATTTACATAAAAAGTACGTTTAAAACTGCATACTCTTATTCCCTTAACATATATTGAATTGTCATAATATTCACTAAATTATGAAGGAGGAGTAGAAAATGCAAGCTCAAGACTTTAGACCTCGAAATGTGATTATTATTACGATTATAGTTGTTTTATCACTAATAATTGGGCATTCGATTTATGTAAATTATATTGAGGTTTTATAATTACACATTCTGAAATCATATCTAGTATCTTCGTTGTTGGTGGCAGAGTAAATATGTAAGCGGAATTATTACCATAAAGGCTATCTATATACTATTTAGAGTTAAAGAGTAAAACGAAGAATCCTCTCAACGTCCCCTTGTACCATGTGGGCGTAGAGAGGATTCTTTTTTCTATTGCAGGATTACCTCCTTGCTTCGCGGAATCACTACCTCGCTCCGCGGAATCAACCACTCTCTCCGCGAAATCACACCCTCACTTCGCGGAATCAACACCTCGCTCCGCGGAATTATCTCCTCGTTCCGCGGAATCACACCCCTGCTTCGCGGAATCAACACCTCGCTCCACGGAATTACCTCCTCAATTCGCGGAATCACACCCCTGCTTCGCGGAATCAACCCATTACTTCGCGGAATCAGCCCTACACTCTGCAAAATCATCCCATCGCTCCGAATCACTAGCTCACTCCGCGAAATCCTCTCCATAACTAATCGTTTTTAAGCACAAAAAAACAAGCGGTAAGCACACCATTGCTTCACCGCTCGTTCTGTCATTTATAAATATTGTTCACGCCATTGTAGTTGCTCTTTTTCAGTAAGTTGCTGTTCCAGCTTTTCATCCCATTGGTTTAGCAATGTATTCCATACTCGGACATATACAATATTTTGCTCCTTATTAAAAAGAACGAATTCTAAACAGGGGATATCATTAATCTGTTTCGCATCTGAAGTAACAATAGTTGCTACTATTTTTTGTGAGCTAGATTCTTCCTCTTCCTGCTGTAAAGCTGCAAGCATCATTTCCTCATCAAAATGTTCTTGCTGCTCAGCGTCCTTATCGACATAACGATATGGCTCAGGTAACTCATCATATTCCTCTATAGCCTCTTCTCCTACAGGAAGAATCGCTTGGTGACATGGACTAAATAATAGCGTTGCCGTTTCGACCTCTAGCTCTTCCTCGAAAATGCCATGCTCCAATTGTTGCTCCCCTTTAGAGGTTAGTCTATAGAAACCATCCGTTTGTTCGATAAGTCGCACGCGAGACATTAATGAAACTAAGTCCTCAATAAACAGTGGATCTACTAATAATAGCTCACTCAATTCCTGCACATTTTGAAAATTTGCTTCCTGCATGCTAATTAATAGCATTTTCATTAGGACATCCATCGTTGAGCGACGAATTGGCTCATATGTCACTTCAATCGTGCGAACCGGAATACACCATTCAGTAGATTTCACTATTTTCACATGACGATTTTGCTGTAACTCTCGTATTAAACGCTGTTGTAATTTTAACACCCTACATCACCTGTCCTTCATGATTACGTAAACCGTTGTAGGATTTCACCGTCGTTAAAAGATTGCTGTACATGTCACGTGTATCTTGATGCTTAGCACGTTTTGCAAACATATCTGCACTGCCAACAAGCATTAACAATTCACGTGCCCGAGAAAGTGCAACATTTAACCTGCGATAATCTCTCGCAAAGCCAATGTCTCCTCCCTTTGGCGTATTACGTACCATACTAACTAATATGACATCCATCTCCATCCCCTGAAACTTATCGACAGTTCCCGTTCTAAATTGTAAATGGGGTAGCTGTAATTCCTGTTGAAGTAGACGATTAATTTTTTTCACTTGCTCGCCATAGAAGCTAATAACGCCTACACTTTTCTGTACATCCTGTGGTATGCGCCCGGCCTTTTTCGCTTCTAAAACAGCAGCATTTAAATCTGTTAAAATTCGGCGGATTGTTTGTAGTTCCCCCTCATTATAACGACTCGTACCACCTTTAACTTGTTCCTCTAAAAATGGTTTTTCAGTTGGCATATCAATCCATAGTAAATGATCATCTCGATTGACGAAATGTCCTTCTAAGCCATGGTCACGCGCTATATCAGAATCCGGTAAACCGCATTGCAGACCACTCTCTTCCTTGGCGTAAAAAGGTGTAATACTATGCATGATTTTTTCATGCATACGGTATTGTAATGCGAGCATTTGCTTATGTGTTGGCGGTAAGTTATTAAATAACCGCTCGAATAACGATTCACGCAGCAAGCTTTTTAGCTCTTGTGCACCATCAAAGTTTGGATTTTCTTCTAACATGCCCTTCAATGTTTCCTCTAGCGTATCATCACCAAGAAGTGGTGGTAGCTGATGATGGTCACCCACTAAAATGACTTTTTTGCCCTTAAGCATTGGTAATAATAGCTCTGGAGGTGTCGCCTTGGATACTTCGTCAATGATGACAACATCAAAGGTAGGATAGTTTTCCATAAATTCCTTACTTGCAGAAGCAACGCATGTTGTTCCGATAACATTGGCATGACGCACATATAATTTACGAATTTCATCTAAATCATATTCTGTTGCGTTTTGTAACTTATCACGCCATTGCTCTTGCAATTTCTTACGTAGAGGTAGCTGCTGTTCTTTACGATGTAGCTCTTCTAAGCTTTCATTTGTCGTTTGAATAGTTTCTTTTACTTCCTCATATGTGCGCTCTGGCGTAGATTGTAGCAATGTTGTTAACGCAGTTAGTTGTTTTTCCTTTTTTAGCCCTTCTACATTTATATCTTTAATCTTTTCTTCTAATTGTGCTAGCTGTTCCTCAACCTCAACTAAGCTTGCCTTTGCTGTTTGTTGTGCTGCTTTCTTAGGCACAAGTTGTGTGTTAGCTTGCTCAACGGCCTGAAGCTGTTGACGGGCTGTTTGTAGAGCGGTTTGTGTATTAGATACTAGCATTTTCAACTGTTCCACTGATTCTTCTGGCATAATATCAGCTTGGAATGTATCAGCGAGTTGCTGTAGACGCTCGGTATGTTTAATATATGGCTGTAATTGGCGTTGCAAGCTTTGTACATCGAAGCTTGTTATGGCACATTCTTGATGTATTAAACTACTAATATTTTTACGTAGTGACTCAAATTCCCGATCTTTATGATCCTGTTGTTGTCGAAGCGCCATCCCCTTTTGCCAAACAAAATCGCGACGCATATAGAGCCCTAGTAAATAGCTTTCTACCTGTTCGATAGGAGGTGTTTGCCCTTCTTGAAACGACTCATTTAGCTGCGCAAATACACCCGTTAAATTTTTTAATGAGAACGATTGAACAGGCTGTTGACGACTTTTAGCTAACGCTCGTTCTTTCTCCTCAGGCGTTACCATTGTTTCAAGCTTTGCAATCGCTTTTTGTAATCGGGAATTTATTGTTGCCCAGGCTTCTAAATCTTTCGCATCCTCTAAATGCTCTAATCGTCCAATTTGTTGAGCTAAAATGTGCGTAGGACGTATTTGATAATGCTCTAAAAAGCGTTGAATACGATCAAAGGACGTTAACGTACCAATATATTGTTGTCCTTCCTTCATTAAAAGCAATCGCTTATTTTCTTGTTCATATTTTAGTTGAATATCTTGAAACTGCGATGTCAGCTCCTGCTTTTCTACAAGTAATTCTTTATATTGAATAGCAGCTTGCCATTGTTCTATTTTATGGGTGCAATCTTGAATCGTTTGTTGTAGCTGTTCAAGCGAATCATAATCAGATAAAATTTGTTCTTGCGATTGTATAGCAGACTCTAGTT
The genomic region above belongs to Lysinibacillus sp. FSL W8-0992 and contains:
- a CDS encoding amidohydrolase family protein, whose translation is MIIDSHQHFWKLSRNDYKWLTEDLLELYRDYMPNDLYPILNEHQIEKTIVVQAAPTINETLFLLDLFEEHEWIAGVVGWLDFTELNFKQHLEELLQHPGFVGVRPMLQDLDEDDWILRKDVLKNIELLVQYDVPLDLLIKPRHFPYILELLKTFPQLRVVVNHIAKPNIAKQQIDGWKEAMGEIAMYPNVMCKLSGLVTEATHKNWAIEEFQPFINHVVNVFGTNRVMFGSDWPVCNLSGTYNDVLAILMENLPTNLLGKDLEMIFGENAKRFYKL
- a CDS encoding DEAD/DEAH box helicase, translated to MQNIALLEKQRCNLILTNKAKEAVEECSANEHAFFALQKTVTVYIEKRKAKTIGETFLSIYFNAEHNEKLDSVLAGKTAIMDCVLKVEGLLATNIRFVHMRGPISTNRRLPAALQFITKPNNGAGIPLDLHTKIRELPIAEERTEYVKKRIASWEGYLKIQERDATIDDIHTEFKQSYFNEDFSRLTLVCPYVKAKEWKQLEGLSVSIQGVRGEIGQVLKSNAGKQTVEIDLKPFAQDQARKDQLNLRSKQASFSNFATLSQIRRLRNGFTKLEKGEAVNASLETILFEKRPTVRTAKLRDDIEFHNNLNEYQRKAVIGALSIEDLYVIQGPPGTGKTTVISEICQQNVKAGLKTLVASQSNLAVDNALGRLLSNQEIRILRYGRTESIEEEGKKFIEENVALHWREQTLASVEEEIIAFAEREQELKASILKAVDERQKLETWLEELVKEIAAKEQAAIDEPILQKEIQSLKKDLKTAKAEKESSEEQKELLEKQLAQLESAIQSQEQILSDYDSLEQLQQTIQDCTHKIEQWQAAIQYKELLVEKQELTSQFQDIQLKYEQENKRLLLMKEGQQYIGTLTSFDRIQRFLEHYQIRPTHILAQQIGRLEHLEDAKDLEAWATINSRLQKAIAKLETMVTPEEKERALAKSRQQPVQSFSLKNLTGVFAQLNESFQEGQTPPIEQVESYLLGLYMRRDFVWQKGMALRQQQDHKDREFESLRKNISSLIHQECAITSFDVQSLQRQLQPYIKHTERLQQLADTFQADIMPEESVEQLKMLVSNTQTALQTARQQLQAVEQANTQLVPKKAAQQTAKASLVEVEEQLAQLEEKIKDINVEGLKKEKQLTALTTLLQSTPERTYEEVKETIQTTNESLEELHRKEQQLPLRKKLQEQWRDKLQNATEYDLDEIRKLYVRHANVIGTTCVASASKEFMENYPTFDVVIIDEVSKATPPELLLPMLKGKKVILVGDHHQLPPLLGDDTLEETLKGMLEENPNFDGAQELKSLLRESLFERLFNNLPPTHKQMLALQYRMHEKIMHSITPFYAKEESGLQCGLPDSDIARDHGLEGHFVNRDDHLLWIDMPTEKPFLEEQVKGGTSRYNEGELQTIRRILTDLNAAVLEAKKAGRIPQDVQKSVGVISFYGEQVKKINRLLQQELQLPHLQFRTGTVDKFQGMEMDVILVSMVRNTPKGGDIGFARDYRRLNVALSRARELLMLVGSADMFAKRAKHQDTRDMYSNLLTTVKSYNGLRNHEGQVM
- a CDS encoding LacI family DNA-binding transcriptional regulator, which codes for MTTIYDIAKKANVSPMTVSRVINNKGNISEKTRKKVEAVIQELNYIPNSAARSLNIKKTKLLSLVIPDITNPFFTKVARGAADKANQLGYQLMLCNTDEDPEKESGYIDALISKMVDGVIIAPTGNQSKKNLKKLVKNKVPFTLIDRMIDDLPCDMVLGNNHEGTRALVQHLIDRGHKKIALIHAPLDISTSKERYQTYVDTLKVNDLSFNKNLVIQTHYKQEEEEWDTINGLLLLPEEERPTAIFAANNFIAINAITTLRNKNIRVPEDIAVVCFDDLEPYSNLDPFFTVASQPAYDFGYMGTQLVIERVEGNGPSEYRKINLQPKLIVRKSSSTSIV
- a CDS encoding UxaA family hydrolase, whose product is MAEMVYQQGIACIVMDEKDNVTTLLTDVKKGESVIYTKGNQTYELTLQQDVSFGHKVAIAPINKAEEIVKYGEVIGAATTAIQIGEHVHVHNIEGIRGRGDKSAGGVK
- a CDS encoding DNA topoisomerase III, with translation MAKSVVIAEKPSVARDIARVLNCNKKGNGYLEGDKYIVTWALGHLVTLADPESYDVKYKTWNLEDLPMLPERLKLTVIKQTGKQFNAVKSQLTRGDVGEIIVATDAGREGELVARWIIDKVKINKPIKRLWISSVTDKAIKDGFANLKPGKAYDNLYASAVARSEADWYIGLNATRALTTRFNAQLNCGRVQTPTVAIIAAREDEIKHFKAQTYYGIEAQTNDHLKLTWQDTKGNSRSFDKDKIDAIVKKLGRNNATVTDIEKKPKKTFAPGLYDLTELQRDANKIFGYSAKETLNIMQKLYEQHKVLTYPRTDSRYISQDIVATLPERLKACGIGEYRPLANKLLNKPIKTSKAFVDDSKVSDHHAIIPTEGYVNSSAFSDKERKIYDLVVKRFLAVLFPAFEYEQLTLRAKIADESFVARGKTILSAGWKEVYENRFDDEDTTDDLQEQILPRIDKGDTLQIKLIAQTSGQTKPPARFNEATLLSAMENPTKYMGTNDKKLADTLKSTGGLGTVATRADIIEKLFNSFLIEKRGAKDIYITSKGRQLLDLVPEELKSPTLTAEWEQKLEAIANGKLKKDVFISEMKNYTKEIVSEIKASDKKYKHDNISTKSCPDCGKPMLEVNGKKGKMLVCQDRECGHRKNVARVTNARCPQCKKKLELRGEGDGQIFVCKCGHREKLSAFEARRKKEGGGKVDKRSVQKYLKQQNNDEPVNNAMAEALKGLKLD